A stretch of DNA from Glycine max cultivar Williams 82 chromosome 18, Glycine_max_v4.0, whole genome shotgun sequence:
ATTTTCGGTGTTTTATTCgcatcatttttatatttttaaccaTTATGGTtgactatttttctttcattaaatatatttctttgacTACTTTATTATGTCGATTTCACTTTATTCttacattgtttttaaaaaatttatacataacGCTTACTTTCATCTTCACGTTAATCAACTTTAGTTGAGTGGTTAACctccaattttaaaatattccttataaatatattgataaataaaaatatctttatttatacctaattttttttatctccttttacagaaaatgatataaaatatcatatacaattatatttttaaatttaatttatcaaacaaataatttaaataaatttctttaattattttaaaaccgcACATCACGCGAATCTATGTCTAGTTACACTTTAAGTTTAGACTAAAGCTCTTTCACTTGAACATGAAGTGATGCATATATATGATTGACTCAATGCAACATGTCAACACCATTTTAATAAGCGTTCACCAGAAGTGGAAGGAGACTTACTTTTTCAACGTTACGTTGAAAAGAATCGAACAGAGACTAACTACTGATATACTTAAAGAGTCGATGTCAATGAAATGtataatgttattaattaagcATGCTTGGTTTCAAATAAATTAGTTATAgataagttaaaaatgaaataattcacATTTAATAGGTAAAGGCAGAAACTAACTTCTCTAGCAAAATTTTGAgcatcatttatatatttttgtgaacgCTGTCCAACTGTGAACTTCAAGACAAGTTTACCTTCTATTAAATAATGCAACTTTTTATCACTCATATATCAGTATAAGTTAATATAGACACATTCTATAGTAATAGATCATTTTCTCTTTTACCATAGCTAGCGAAGTGTTGGTATGGAGAGGTTAAGTTTAACTTTTCTACTTTTTATAGTATTTTAAAGATTGAAAATTCTTAGTTTTCCTTTTCAAAAGGGCAAGAGTAAACAAATTACGAAACATTGTTGTTAGTTTCCTTTATATAACTGCTTGTAAGACAGTGAGATTGAACtgattaagaaattaacaatacatttttttaatgaaaaccaCATTGCTATGTATTGAAAATCGCCGTGAGATACATATAATAACATTTGTTACTAAaagttttttacttttaatttcttaatcagcTACCTTAGTATTTgcattgaaaatatattaaatgaaacCAAACCTTGAGGTGAAAGAAATTAACACCAACATTATTCACATTGTGTAACAAATCTTACAGTTGGTTAGAACATTCACCAAACATTATTTAGATAGTATACAAGTAATCATGCTATATCATCTCAGCACTCTGCACATTCATTATTGTTCTTCACAAATCAAAATAGCTTGAAAAAGGATAACTTTGAAGTTTTCTGAATTCCTCCTAGCCAATGTTGCATATGGACCCCAATGGCATCCAAATACATGCTACTCCTCCCATGCAAACCGACCACCTTGCCCTCTGTTGTGGTTGAAGTGAAGTATTTCCCTACTTCATCACCAAATGGACCATACTGTCCTCGACTAGTATGGAATGTGAGTGACTTTATGATTATAGGTTGTTCATCAGCAGTGACTGAACCATAATAGCCAGATATGCAAGTGAGAACCTCATTTGGGTACTCcagttttatctaaaatcacAATAAGCATGAGTAAGACTCAGAATGCATAGTCTAGTGCATTTTTGTGTTAGCAATCATACATGATCCAAGAAAATGAATGTTAAGTATGAAACCAAAGGGATGTGGTTAAAACATGAGTTGAATATCTATGCACTCttagtgtaaaaatatttatattgtcaATCAATTAGGAATCATAATAAACATGACTTAGTAAAAAAACTTTGGGGTGGGGGGTGGGAAGGAGAACCAATTCATATTCATACCCGATGCATGGTATTTCCTCCATTACCACCATGCTTTACAGACCATACAGATTGCTTATATCTATCGTACTCAATTTGAATCGAGCAAATGCCTTCAGGTGCttttgtcaaataaatctgcttAATCCCTGAAAAGACTCCATCATCCCAGGGTCTACCTCCATCCCCACCCCATGGACCTGGTCCACATGGAGCTGGTTCTTTAATCACACAACGTGAAGCCTTTGATGTGAAATAGGGAGCAAAAGTGAATAGAATATCCTCTTCAACATAATGCTAAAAGGTGATGAATCAAAGAGTAAAATATAGGTTAAAATATTCACTTGGTTTCTTTAGTTGTTTTCATTCTGTCTTAGTTCCTATACGAGAAAATTGTAAGTTTTAGTCTCAACACATGCATAAAAGTTAACTTTTGGCCTCTGCCATTAATATTAGAGAAATTTTTTTGGTGGTGATAATCcaccacaaaaaaattatctagGGACTAAAATAGACTTAATAGTTTTTTCGTATAGAAACTAAAACTGGGGACAAGACTAAATGAATAGTTTAACTTAAAATACAAACTGATTCAAATACCTGTTCAACTGGggctggtttggcaacaactaGCCATTGAGGATTGTCTATTTCCGAAATACTTGGTTCTCTTGAGATGATTTCCATGGAAGGAGATGTTGCCACTGGCACAATTACTTTTCCTTCTATTGCATGCACACCGAGAGAATCTAGAAATAAGCCGCTTCTACCATGAATACCAACAACCTTCCCTTCTCTCAGCTTTGTTGTGAAATAAGTTCCATATTCATCTCCAAATGGTCCATAGGACCTTTTGGTGGTGTGGAAAGTAAGTGACCTTATAACAGCTGGCCCCATGTACATCAGAGATCCATAGTAGCCAGATATATGTGTGAGAACTTCATATGGAAAATCAAAGATTATCTGCAACATGATGCacaaaaaatggtaaaaataaaaaataaatcccaTTGTCTAGTTTATTAGGTAAAAGTAGACTACAAAGGCTTGTTAACTCAAAAGTTTACCTTTTCATGTTTGAATCCTCCTGCCCCACCATGTTTGTATCCCCATACAGGCTCCCCATCCAGATCATACAAAGCTCTAATCCATACAATTCCAACATTGCGGGACAAGTCAATTTGCCTAACTCCTGTGTATGGTCCATCATCAAACACATATCCACCAGTGCCACCCCAAGGTCCATATGTCACTACACCTTCAACCATTGATGGTGCCTTCTCCACGAAAACTATCTGAAGCAAATAGAGATTCTCAGTTTCATTTGATGCAAATGCCAGCTATGTTTGGACCAATGGAAGGTGTAAAATTGAATGGAATGGAATGATACTAGCTTTCATTGTTTGaaagttttaaaatagaatgaaaTGAAGCAAAACCTGATGAAATGCATTTCATCACATTCCATCTAATACTACTCTTTTCTCACCCTCCAACTGGGAATGTATGTGCTGGATTCATGGAATCATTCTGTTTTTCTCTGTTCTATCATAAAAATCCCAAACAATTAAAGGAATTCAGAAGCtgttctttaatatttttggtgTTGTCTCCGATTAGAATTAGAGTTTCATCTTGATAATATGTGTAATCAAGGTTTGTATTAAAAGTCAACACATATATAATGCCAAGGTAGAGCCCTAATTTTGATTGGAGAGTACTATGAAACTTTGTTCCATACCACTCGCTCTATTACATCTATTCTCATGAGGAGTGCTAGTAACATGCTCTCTtctattggttgaaatttattgaagacCATAAGATCATGAATGAGACTTATCAAATGAGAATTGAGTCTCACAAgattttgtgattttcaataaatttcaactaataataGAGAGTGTATTAGTGGGTATGCTGCTAACATTTGTCTCCATTCCATTTTACTCACAATTAGATATCCAAACATAGctaaaattgagaagaaaattaAGTAACACTTTAAAGAAAGAATATTCATGAAGGCTCACTTTATCTTTATTACCTTTTCTTTTGGTTCAATATTGTTTGGTTCTTTGAAGCTAGAAATCTTGACAGTTGGAGATTTTCCAAAATCATCTTTCTGTTTTAAAGCAAGAACAATATCATAGTCTTGGCCAACACTTCCTTGTATTACAGAATAACGACCATTGTCAGTGGTGTTAGTCATGTTGTTCTGTGAATAAGACAAAGCTTTGGAAGGCTTTGGTTGCTGAGATGACTTCAGATTGACTCCAATGGCATCGAGGTGCCAACCATACCTGCCATGGAACCCAACAATCTTGCCACCAGTCATTGGCAACGAAAAATATGTCCCTTGTTCAACTCCAAATGGTCCATAGAGTTTCTTGTTACTCTCAAAACTTAGTGACCGAATGAAGATTGGTCCCCATTGACTTAAGCTACCATAGTATCCATCAATTGATGTTAGGAACTCATCTGGGTAATCAAGCTTGATCTGCAGCacaatcataaatattttatcaatataatGCACGAGTTTGATGAGTAGCAACCAAAGAAGCACAGATATTTCATGATTGCAAACACAAATGTGTTGTAACATGTTAGATATGTATCTATGTTGGACACTCTACGGACTACAAAGTACAAACACTTTGAACACTTTGAATACTCTCAAGTCTTAACCATGTTTTGCAATTATAGGGACCAAAAGACCctaaattctttctttttcatttaagattgtcttatgttaattttatactttGTATTATAAGCGTAGAATTTGTTGTATACGCATCTCCATGTTGTATCATATCTATGTCACATTTCTAGGAATCAATTAGCATTCTTATTCTTTCAACAAGAACAGCTAAGGGCATGGAAATTTTACCTTGTCAATTTTATACCCTCCACTTCCACCATACTTCAATGACCAGATAGAACTCCCTTGCTTGTCATATTCAATCTGGATGGAGTCAATTCCTTCCCCATGAACTATCACCAATTGCCTAACCGTTGAATATACACCATCATCCCAATGGTATCCTCCATTCCCACCCCATGGTCCAACTGATACAGGTTTCTCCTCAAAACTCTGCACTCAAAACACCATTTAATTCTAAGGTGTTAGTAAAGtacggcaaaaaaaaaaaaagtagttgaaCACATACtttgcaaccaaaaaaaaaaatgacttcaTTCATAAGTAACAAAAACTTCTTTAAGCATGAAGTACCATCTTCTTGTGCTTGTGTGAAGAGACAAATTATGGAAGTTGGAAGGAGAAACCTGAAGTGCAAGTGTAGGGAGAGGCTTACGAGTTACCAGGAATTTATTGCACCAAAAGGGTATGTTTAGGGAAATGCATGAGAGAAGTTTATGGAAACAAAAAGGTGTATTTGTGCTTGACAGGTGACTATGTAGAAGCAGCTAATTGGAATCCACCATGGAGGGGGAGAATTGAAAGGCAAGGGAATCAGGTTCCCCATAGAAATCAAGTCTCATGTTTTTACACATAGACAGTTTCATTTCATTAGTTTGTGACAGTCACATTCACATAACAGTGTTTTCCCACAATATTATTCTCCATTTTCACAACAAAATTCTATATGTGAAATTGATGGAACTTTCCATGTTacattaaatttcatattaggAATAATATTTATAGGAATACAGGTGTGGTCCATCTATGATGGAATGTTTACTCTGCCTACCTAATTTCCAATGACAATTGCATTGCATATTCTGCTCTCTTCATGCTTTGTCGTTCAAGAATCTAGTACGCTTTGTCTTGAAATTCACGGTGGTCAAGTtgataaaaaactaattaacttttttagaagaaaaaaaagaagacaaactCCCTTGTACAAACTCCCTTCTATTTGTTAAACATTAAGACAAACTTAAATGTTGGAAATTAATCAAGGGGTATACTGAATAAAATACTCAGGGTTCAGAAAATATAAACGAAATCTTTGTGCTATTTGCTAACCTGTAAGACAAACCTAATAGTTGGAAACTGGAAAGTAATCAAGTTCATGGGGTATACTGAATAGACGTTGAAACTTGTTGGCCAAAGACAtctaatttataactttttgataTCGATGGTCAATGGAATTATCAAGCCACTGATAAAACCGCATGATTGTGTACCTTTTCATGGCTTGAATGGTGCTAAAGTGGTTGTCGTTAATCCATATactatttaaaattgatatttagcATTATGCAAATATTACTAGGGAGAATTATTTCCAGATGCTTAAGTGCTTGAATTTGCAAGTTGAAACCACCAGCGTGTAGATCTACTAGCATGGTATTTCTgctaaataagtaattttgagTTCCAATCTCGTTTAACCTTAGTATAAGGACCTTTTTGGTCTAGATCACATTATCCTCCCCCGGAGGCAATCCTCAATAAGGACTTTGACCCtccttttcataaaaaaaagttttaatcttgaatatttgtataaaatattcggagaaaattttttattatgttctaCTCGACTTAAACAGACTTGCCTCCAATAAAGGATATATGTgattcatacaaaaaaaaaaaaaaagtgcttgAATTTGTAAAGGTATCAAAGGCTGTTTGTCAACCCCCCAGGCACTGTCAAGGAGTTAACACCAGATTGATTGTAGCAATAGCAACTAGgataagaatttcaatttttagtagttattagtttttaaaatgcaATTTAACAAGGTTGTTTAAATAACCACCAGTGGAGATGGTTCAAGATATAGTCCAAAGAGAAGTTGAATTAATAAGATGaaaacagaacaaaaaaaaataaataaagaaagcaTTTTCTAATGTGTGGtttttaaaatacttgttttagAAACAATTCTCAGAACTAGATAGATTCTAgatgagaaattgattatttagtagtgtgaaattgttttagaaatcaatttttaaaattaaaaagtgagaAAGAAACCAAATAGAaccttaattttcatttttctgtatCTGGAAGCAGTCCAAGTAAGATTCAGGTAAAATACTGCAAATCTTCTGCAGAATTCTGCATTCGAATGTTCAATtagtcttcaattttattttattttaataaatttagttcCTACTTAGTAGCcccaatattttttcaaaagtatttctttttccctttcagTAGTGGTTCTTTAACCATGCCACCACTCAAAGAGCTAACAAAAAGAACTACGAATTTCAGTCAGGTAAAAAGAACTGATGTAGATGTGGTCCCAAGTTGTGGTTAGAAGAAAAggataagaaaatataagaaatctAAATTTTGATTCCTTAGATGTGGTAGCCTTTCCTGGATTCAAATACTGATTTTGTCTAATGAGAATCCTCTTAAAGCAAGATTTTAATCATGTGCTTACTAGTGCAATTGCAATTATCCAATGGTTTTCATTTCGGATCACTGCCCTCAATAATGTTTCGTCTAAAAGTGTGTTTGGAAAACAGTTAAATCCAAAACAAACCAACGTTTAAGCCAAAACTACAACATAATTGCTTTGGCGTTTTTGTTTTAGAATGTGTAATTTTGTTGTTCAATGTGAGTTTAACGCATATCCAAACACAGTCTAACAAATTGATATGTCATTGCAAACGCATGGAAGCtattataattcataattgttgtttgtatttcttttaattgagTGTCAAGTTGCTAATTATTGAAACGCCGTTATGATCCAAAGggttgaattctttgaaatctTGCATTGATGCCACTTTAAAGAAAACTACTTTTTTATTGGAAAAGCAAGGAGGAAAGATTAAATGAATTGCTCAACACGCagttctatttctattttcatattttcttggGAGGCTACTTGATTgccttctaaaaataaaataaattgtaccTTTTAAGGCCAGCTTAGAAAACTAATGCAACCAACACAATGCACGTTGCCTAGACATCTTCAAATTTGCATTTTGCAAGTGGCCATAAAACACTTTGCCATATTTAGTTGGTTTCAGTTTTACTAATCCCAAAAGTTTGGAAAAACACTAGAAACGTGTTCACTTGAAATAGGACACTTTTGTCTCGCTGCATATGCGTAGCAACAGCCTGGAGAATGATCTAGTCACAACCATTCCTTTGAAATTCAcaattttgtttaaaagaaagaaatggaagtCTCGTAAGGTGGTATTAGAGACCACatcctcttgagtcttgatggTTGATCCCAACTAAACTAAGTTATCTTAATTATATTGGTTCagtttaaattgataaaaaaaaagttaaatttaaatcaattgatCAATTTAGATTTAGTTTTATCCTAAATTTGAACTAATAGAAACCACAAATACCTTTATTGTCAAGATATAAAGTCAGATTTTtgcttattttgtttcttatattataacctttcatataatttatccattgtaacaggaaaaaataataaatattttttttaagtatattctTTTTACATTATTGTTGGATCACCATTGaagttttatttcttaaattgccctttcattcaaattttagtattgTAGGTTTAAAACTTTTACATCATCAATCCAtcagaaattattattaatgtcaattttaagataattattataaaaattaacaatttcattataataatttgtgattaaatccaatataaaattgttttgcaTTGCATAGTCTATTTTCTTTTCACGCATAAAGTACTAATTCTAATTAATGAACAACTACATTCAAGTTTAATaagtaaaacaatttaaaaaatattaaagtgttTTTGatggaaagaaacaaaaaatagagtggattgaaataaaaaaaatgtgaataaaaATAGGTGAAAATATAGTAAAGATTATAGATGTTTTGTTGAAGAgaaatataagagaaaaaaaaaagataagtaaaaagtaaaaacatgtgAAAATAGAGGGAATAGGAGTAATGAATCCCACTCTATTACTATGATACCAAATAACACATTATTTCCACTCCCTTCATCTTATTTCCATACAACCAaatacaatattaataaaaagaatataatagaCAAATATAATTTGGATAAATAGTCCTTTTGGTTTTTAGAAGTGTAATTCACTATCACCTAGACCCATGaaagtattaaaa
This window harbors:
- the LOC100775599 gene encoding jacalin-related lectin 3 isoform X1, with translation MSFEEKPVSVGPWGGNGGYHWDDGVYSTVRQLVIVHGEGIDSIQIEYDKQGSSIWSLKYGGSGGYKIDKIKLDYPDEFLTSIDGYYGSLSQWGPIFIRSLSFESNKKLYGPFGVEQGTYFSLPMTGGKIVGFHGRYGWHLDAIGVNLKSSQQPKPSKALSYSQNNMTNTTDNGRYSVIQGSVGQDYDIVLALKQKDDFGKSPTVKISSFKEPNNIEPKEKIVFVEKAPSMVEGVVTYGPWGGTGGYVFDDGPYTGVRQIDLSRNVGIVWIRALYDLDGEPVWGYKHGGAGGFKHEKIIFDFPYEVLTHISGYYGSLMYMGPAVIRSLTFHTTKRSYGPFGDEYGTYFTTKLREGKVVGIHGRSGLFLDSLGVHAIEGKVIVPVATSPSMEIISREPSISEIDNPQWLVVAKPAPVEQHYVEEDILFTFAPYFTSKASRCVIKEPAPCGPGPWGGDGGRPWDDGVFSGIKQIYLTKAPEGICSIQIEYDRYKQSVWSVKHGGNGGNTMHRIKLEYPNEVLTCISGYYGSVTADEQPIIIKSLTFHTSRGQYGPFGDEVGKYFTSTTTEGKVVGLHGRSSMYLDAIGVHMQHWLGGIQKTSKLSFFKLF
- the LOC100775599 gene encoding jacalin-related lectin 3 isoform X3, coding for MSFEEKPVSVGPWGGNGGYHWDDGVYSTVRQLVIVHGEGIDSIQIEYDKQGSSIWSLKYGGSGGYKIDKIKLDYPDEFLTSIDGYYGSLSQWGPIFIRSLSFESNKKLYGPFGVEQGTYFSLPMTGGKIVGFHGRYGWHLDAIGVNLKSSQQPKPSKALSYSQNNMTNTTDNGRYSVIQGSVGQDYDIVLALKQKDDFGKSPTVKISSFKEPNNIEPKEKIVFVEKAPSMVEGVVTYGPWGGTGGYVFDDGPYTGVRQIDLSRNVGIVWIRALYDLDGEPVWGYKHGGAGGFKHEKIIFDFPYEVLTHISGYYGSLMYMGPAVIRSLTFHTTKRSYGPFGDEYGTYFTTKLREGKVVGIHGRSGLFLDSLGVHAIEGKVIVPVATSPSMEIISREPSISEIDNPQWLVVAKPAPVEQIKLEYPNEVLTCISGYYGSVTADEQPIIIKSLTFHTSRGQYGPFGDEVGKYFTSTTTEGKVVGLHGRSSMYLDAIGVHMQHWLGGIQKTSKLSFFKLF
- the LOC100775599 gene encoding jacalin-related lectin 3 isoform X2; this translates as MSFEEKPVSVGPWGGNGGYHWDDGVYSTVRQLVIVHGEGIDSIQIEYDKQGSSIWSLKYGGSGGYKIDKIKLDYPDEFLTSIDGYYGSLSQWGPIFIRSLSFESNKKLYGPFGVEQGTYFSLPMTGGKIVGFHGRYGWHLDAIGVNLKSSQQPKPSKALSYSQNNMTNTTDNGRYSVIQGSVGQDYDIVLALKQKDDFGKSPTVKISSFKEPNNIEPKEKIVFVEKAPSMVEGVVTYGPWGGTGGYVFDDGPYTGVRQIDLSRNVGIVWIRALYDLDGEPVWGYKHGGAGGFKHEKIIFDFPYEVLTHISGYYGSLMYMGPAVIRSLTFHTTKRSYGPFGDEYGTYFTTKLREGKVVGIHGRSGLFLDSLGVHAIEGKVIVPVATSPSMEIISREPSISEIDNPQWLVVAKPAPVEQASRCVIKEPAPCGPGPWGGDGGRPWDDGVFSGIKQIYLTKAPEGICSIQIEYDRYKQSVWSVKHGGNGGNTMHRIKLEYPNEVLTCISGYYGSVTADEQPIIIKSLTFHTSRGQYGPFGDEVGKYFTSTTTEGKVVGLHGRSSMYLDAIGVHMQHWLGGIQKTSKLSFFKLF